The following proteins are co-located in the Microvirga ossetica genome:
- a CDS encoding transglycosylase SLT domain-containing protein, whose translation MMPTEAVAPVDPLEAVAPVEAVEITHADLQRQIILSLPLTESSAERPEDEEPVSRELTEYMEFEEMRVPVWIVDTILRASKLTGADPVYMMALADKESSFLPGNKASTSSAVGLFQFISSTWLEAVRSFGPMHGLIAEAESIAGAGAKIAVENETMREHILGLRRNPYISALMAAEMMKRDKTKIEAKLGRKLSRSEFYLSHFFGVDSASRFIALVDDTPKKSARDAFPAAAKSNKSLFFTKDGKKTRNLSVAEVYDKIDDMIDKRLNRYEAVSARATADASTF comes from the coding sequence TGGACCCTCTCGAAGCCGTCGCACCTGTCGAAGCTGTCGAGATCACGCACGCGGATCTGCAGAGGCAGATCATCCTCTCGCTTCCCCTGACGGAGTCTTCCGCTGAGCGCCCTGAGGATGAAGAACCGGTATCGCGGGAACTCACCGAATACATGGAATTCGAGGAGATGCGCGTTCCCGTGTGGATCGTCGACACGATCCTGCGCGCTTCCAAGCTGACTGGTGCCGATCCCGTCTACATGATGGCTTTGGCGGACAAGGAATCGAGCTTTCTACCCGGCAACAAGGCCTCGACATCCTCCGCCGTCGGCCTGTTCCAGTTCATTTCGAGCACGTGGCTCGAGGCTGTGCGGTCTTTTGGGCCGATGCACGGGCTGATCGCGGAAGCGGAGTCGATCGCGGGCGCGGGCGCCAAGATCGCCGTCGAGAACGAGACGATGCGCGAGCATATTCTCGGTCTTCGCCGCAATCCCTACATCTCCGCCCTGATGGCGGCCGAGATGATGAAGCGAGACAAGACGAAGATCGAGGCCAAGCTCGGACGCAAGCTCAGCCGTTCCGAGTTCTATCTGTCCCATTTCTTTGGCGTCGACAGCGCGAGCAGGTTCATCGCCCTTGTGGACGACACGCCCAAGAAGAGCGCCCGCGACGCCTTCCCGGCTGCTGCGAAGTCCAACAAATCCTTGTTCTTCACCAAGGACGGCAAGAAGACGCGGAACCTCAGCGTCGCCGAAGTCTACGACAAGATCGACGACATGATCGACAAGCGCCTCAACCGTTACGAGGCCGTATCCGCCCGGGCCACGGCAGACGCCTCGACCTTCTGA
- a CDS encoding MFS transporter, producing the protein MNSSLALIWTITAATTLLQAGNGLLQALMPLRMQAEGISVASIGVVAAAYGLGFSTGCFLAPSFIRHVGYIRAFASLAAVVSVLILLMTQAHSTLAWILLRGLTGVTLACIFTVTDGWISARASSSHRGRILSIYMICTKVALMLSPLGIGFGDIRMDGLFMTVSALITLSLLPIAATTTKEPPAPQGVRIEVRRLFATAPSAVVGAFVVGLVNGPVIAITPVFGVSIGLSQDQAAALLFALQAGSLAMQWPLGWLSDRADRRYVIAGLAAGTSLVSLLILWASAQGASLLILWSFAIWGGLALCIYSVCVAHACDIVEPGQIVSTVGTLLFSWAAGVTVGPLFGAAAMQLIGPQGLFIYAALASLGLVAFIVMRIARVQRTPAKGGFADIAPTSSASATLSPRAEREAPPSNGEGEAAPSDQKVEASAVARADTAS; encoded by the coding sequence TTGAACTCCTCCCTCGCACTCATCTGGACCATTACGGCCGCAACCACGTTGCTTCAGGCCGGTAACGGATTGCTGCAGGCCCTGATGCCCTTGCGCATGCAGGCGGAGGGGATCTCCGTCGCGTCCATCGGTGTCGTCGCCGCGGCCTATGGGCTCGGTTTCTCGACCGGCTGCTTCCTGGCTCCGAGCTTCATCCGGCATGTCGGTTATATCAGGGCCTTCGCGAGCCTTGCGGCCGTGGTTTCCGTCTTGATCCTCTTGATGACGCAAGCCCACTCCACGCTGGCCTGGATCCTCCTGCGCGGACTGACGGGCGTCACGCTTGCCTGCATCTTCACGGTGACGGATGGCTGGATCAGCGCCCGCGCCAGCTCCAGCCATCGTGGACGCATCCTGTCGATCTACATGATCTGCACCAAGGTCGCCCTGATGCTGTCGCCGCTGGGGATCGGCTTCGGCGATATTCGGATGGACGGGCTGTTCATGACGGTGAGCGCGCTAATCACGCTCTCGCTGCTTCCCATCGCAGCAACGACGACGAAGGAGCCTCCAGCGCCGCAGGGCGTGCGGATCGAAGTTCGGCGACTTTTCGCCACTGCTCCCTCCGCGGTCGTGGGAGCCTTCGTCGTCGGCCTGGTCAACGGCCCGGTCATCGCGATCACGCCGGTTTTCGGCGTCAGCATCGGGCTGAGCCAGGATCAGGCCGCGGCGCTACTGTTCGCGCTCCAGGCCGGCAGCCTCGCGATGCAATGGCCGCTCGGATGGCTCTCGGATCGGGCCGACAGACGCTATGTGATCGCGGGTCTCGCCGCGGGAACGAGCCTGGTCTCGCTCCTCATTCTCTGGGCGAGCGCGCAGGGTGCGAGCCTCCTGATCCTGTGGTCTTTCGCGATCTGGGGCGGCCTTGCCTTGTGCATCTACTCGGTCTGCGTGGCCCATGCCTGCGATATCGTGGAGCCGGGACAGATCGTGTCCACCGTTGGCACGCTCCTGTTTTCCTGGGCCGCCGGCGTGACCGTCGGGCCGCTGTTCGGCGCCGCCGCAATGCAGCTGATCGGACCGCAGGGCCTCTTCATCTATGCCGCGCTGGCTTCGCTGGGGCTCGTCGCCTTCATTGTCATGCGGATTGCGCGCGTGCAACGCACGCCGGCCAAGGGTGGTTTCGCCGATATCGCGCCCACCAGCTCGGCTTCGGCCACGCTATCGCCCCGCGCGGAGCGCGAGGCTCCGCCGTCAAATGGAGAGGGTGAGGCCGCGCCGTCCGATCAGAAGGTCGAGGCGTCTGCCGTGGCCCGGGCGGATACGGCCTCGTAA